The following proteins are co-located in the Desulfoscipio sp. XC116 genome:
- the radA gene encoding DNA repair protein RadA, with amino-acid sequence MTAKKTGYYCQECGHFTLRWMGRCAGCGAWNTYVEEVCAPARRRRAAECPEEPRPLIEVPPVDSERRSTGMAELNRVLGGGLVPGSLILLGGDPGIGKSTLLLQVAGAVGSAGHRVLYVSGEESPQQIKLRADRLGVNGAELYVYPQTDLEDVEDQLVKVNPLLVVVDSIQTMYLSHVASAPGSVSQVRECTARLMQLAKKQSVSIFVVGHVTKEGMIAGPRVMEHMVDVVLYFEGERRQTFRILRGVKNRFGSTNEIGVFEMSGAGLREVSNPSSFFLMDHVHRDMAGTVVVPTLEGTRPLLVEIQALVCPTSFGTPRRMTAGVDHNRVALIMAVLEKRLGLMLGNCDAYVNVVGGVRIDEPAADLGIAMALASSFRERSIDGRMVIMGELGLTGEIRQVAAADKRIREAAQLGFGSCLAPRQKGLPKVSGLNILEAATLAEAFDLAF; translated from the coding sequence GTGACTGCAAAAAAAACCGGTTATTACTGCCAGGAGTGCGGTCATTTTACTCTCCGCTGGATGGGCCGTTGCGCCGGTTGTGGGGCTTGGAACACTTATGTGGAAGAGGTTTGTGCACCTGCGCGGCGCCGCCGGGCGGCGGAGTGCCCGGAAGAGCCCCGTCCTCTTATTGAAGTTCCGCCGGTGGACAGTGAACGCCGCTCTACAGGTATGGCTGAATTAAATCGTGTGCTGGGTGGCGGTTTGGTGCCGGGTTCATTAATTTTACTGGGCGGTGATCCGGGCATTGGTAAATCCACTTTGCTTTTGCAGGTAGCCGGCGCTGTTGGTTCCGCGGGTCACCGGGTGCTTTACGTATCGGGGGAAGAGTCACCCCAGCAAATTAAACTGCGTGCCGACCGGCTTGGGGTAAACGGCGCCGAGCTTTACGTTTATCCCCAAACTGATCTGGAGGACGTGGAAGATCAGTTGGTTAAGGTGAACCCTTTACTGGTGGTAGTGGATTCCATTCAGACTATGTACTTATCCCATGTTGCATCCGCCCCCGGCAGTGTGAGTCAGGTGCGGGAGTGTACCGCCCGTCTTATGCAGCTGGCCAAAAAACAGTCGGTATCTATTTTTGTTGTGGGGCATGTAACCAAGGAGGGGATGATTGCCGGTCCCCGGGTGATGGAGCACATGGTGGACGTGGTTTTATACTTTGAAGGTGAGCGCCGCCAGACATTTAGGATATTGCGCGGAGTGAAAAACCGTTTCGGCTCTACCAATGAAATCGGTGTTTTTGAAATGTCCGGCGCCGGTTTGCGGGAAGTGTCCAATCCGTCCTCTTTCTTCTTAATGGATCATGTCCACCGGGATATGGCCGGTACGGTGGTGGTGCCGACACTGGAGGGCACCCGCCCGCTGCTGGTGGAGATTCAGGCCCTGGTTTGCCCTACCTCCTTTGGTACACCCAGGCGGATGACTGCCGGGGTGGATCACAATCGGGTAGCTTTAATTATGGCGGTACTGGAAAAACGCCTGGGGTTGATGCTGGGTAACTGCGATGCTTACGTTAACGTGGTAGGCGGTGTGCGTATAGATGAACCCGCGGCCGATCTGGGTATTGCCATGGCCTTGGCGTCCAGCTTTCGGGAACGGTCCATTGACGGGCGCATGGTGATTATGGGTGAGCTGGGGCTGACCGGTGAAATAAGACAGGTTGCTGCAGCGGATAAAAGGATTCGGGAAGCTGCCCA